One Pseudonocardia abyssalis DNA segment encodes these proteins:
- a CDS encoding YchJ family protein — MRTCPCGLPTPYDDCCGRYHRGAAVPTAEALMRSRFSAFAVGDAEYLRTSWDPETRPRRVDVDPDTRWTRLEVLDRTGGGLLESTGTVEFRAHHDGGVVAEHSRFRRVGGRWVYVGPA; from the coding sequence GTGCGCACCTGCCCCTGCGGCCTCCCCACCCCTTACGACGACTGCTGCGGCCGGTACCACCGCGGAGCCGCCGTCCCCACCGCGGAGGCGCTGATGCGGTCGCGGTTCAGCGCGTTCGCCGTCGGGGACGCCGAGTACCTGCGCACGTCGTGGGACCCGGAGACCCGCCCGCGACGCGTCGACGTCGACCCGGACACGCGCTGGACCCGCCTGGAGGTGCTCGACCGCACCGGCGGCGGGCTCCTGGAGTCCACCGGCACCGTCGAGTTCCGGGCGCACCACGACGGGGGAGTGGTGGCCGAGCACAGCCGGTTCCGCCGGGTGGGCGGGCGCTGGGTCTACGTCGGGCCGGCCTGA
- a CDS encoding protein-tyrosine phosphatase family protein yields the protein MSVEPGPRPSAGEVLLPDGTRVRGRGRREPPAEPPPEFGLYLHRRRTLLGRPVLTPDWAAQWLDWPDFRVPRDGERAAAAVEHAYRLARDGRRVEVACDGGTGRTGTVIACMAVLAGHPAADAVAWTRQHYRPRAVETAAQRRWVLWFADR from the coding sequence ATGTCCGTCGAGCCGGGACCGCGGCCCAGCGCGGGCGAGGTGCTGCTCCCGGACGGGACCCGGGTGCGCGGCCGCGGACGACGCGAGCCACCCGCCGAGCCGCCCCCGGAGTTCGGGCTCTACCTGCACCGGCGCCGCACCCTGCTCGGTCGCCCGGTGCTCACACCCGACTGGGCCGCGCAGTGGCTGGACTGGCCCGACTTCCGCGTGCCCCGCGACGGTGAGCGGGCCGCGGCCGCCGTGGAGCACGCCTACCGCCTCGCCCGCGACGGCCGCCGCGTCGAGGTGGCCTGCGACGGCGGCACCGGGCGCACCGGGACCGTCATCGCGTGCATGGCGGTGCTCGCCGGGCACCCCGCCGCCGACGCCGTGGCCTGGACCCGTCAGCACTACCGCCCCCGCGCGGTCGAGACCGCGGCCCAGCGGCGCTGGGTCCTCTGGTTCGCCGACCGCTGA
- the arc gene encoding proteasome ATPase — MSPDEATAQIRFLEEEVALLRRKLTESPRQARALEQRLAESASRLAQLSARNEKLTETLKDARGQLIALREEVDRLAQPPSGYGVFLEQFPDATVDVFTSGRRMRVAVSPAVSIDELKSGQTVRLNEALTVVEAGDFERIGEVFGLREVLSEPTADGLAGRALVVGNADEERVVWLAAPLFDTSDPDLVKLKPGDSLLVDSKAGYAYERVPKAEVEDLVLEEVPDVDYSDIGGLFRQIEQIRDAVELPFLHAELFTEYELRPPKGVLLYGPPGCGKTLIAKAVANSLAKKIAAQRGDDPNEGRAFFLNIKGPELLNKFVGETERHIRLIFQRAREKASAGTPVIVFFDEMDSIFRTRGSGVSSDVETTIVPQLLAEIDGVEGLENVIVIGASNREDMIDPAILRPGRLDVKIKIERPDAEAAQDIFSKYLTDTLPVHDDDIAEFGGNRKACIDAMIERVVERMYDETEENRFLEVTYANGDKETLYFKDFNSGAMIQNIVDRSKKSAIKAVLESGQRGLRVQHLLDAIVDEFAENEDLPNTTNPDDWARISGKKGERIVYIRTLVTGKNEASSRAIDTASNTGQYL; from the coding sequence ATGAGTCCCGACGAGGCAACTGCCCAGATCCGCTTCCTCGAAGAAGAGGTCGCCCTACTCCGCCGCAAGCTCACGGAGTCGCCCCGCCAGGCTCGTGCCCTGGAGCAGCGGCTCGCCGAGTCGGCCAGCAGGCTCGCCCAGCTCTCGGCACGCAACGAGAAGCTGACCGAGACGCTCAAGGACGCCCGGGGGCAGCTCATCGCCCTCCGCGAGGAGGTCGACCGGCTGGCCCAGCCCCCGAGCGGGTACGGCGTGTTCCTGGAGCAGTTCCCGGACGCGACGGTCGACGTGTTCACCTCCGGTCGTCGGATGCGGGTGGCGGTCTCGCCCGCGGTGTCCATCGATGAGCTCAAGAGCGGCCAGACCGTGCGGCTCAACGAGGCGCTCACCGTCGTCGAGGCGGGCGACTTCGAGCGCATCGGCGAGGTCTTCGGGCTCCGCGAGGTGCTGTCCGAGCCCACCGCCGACGGCCTCGCGGGCCGTGCGCTGGTCGTCGGGAACGCCGACGAGGAGCGCGTGGTGTGGCTCGCCGCGCCGCTCTTCGACACCTCCGACCCGGATCTCGTCAAGCTCAAGCCGGGCGATTCGCTGCTCGTCGACTCCAAGGCCGGGTACGCCTACGAGCGGGTGCCCAAGGCCGAGGTCGAGGACCTCGTGCTGGAGGAGGTGCCCGACGTCGACTACTCCGACATCGGTGGCCTGTTCCGGCAGATCGAGCAGATCCGCGACGCCGTGGAGCTGCCGTTCCTGCACGCCGAGCTGTTCACCGAGTACGAGCTGCGGCCCCCCAAGGGCGTGCTGCTCTACGGTCCTCCCGGCTGCGGCAAGACGCTCATCGCGAAGGCCGTCGCCAACTCGCTGGCCAAGAAGATCGCGGCCCAGCGCGGCGACGACCCCAACGAGGGGCGGGCGTTCTTCCTCAACATCAAGGGTCCCGAGCTGCTCAACAAGTTCGTGGGCGAGACCGAGCGGCACATCCGGCTGATCTTCCAGCGGGCGCGCGAGAAGGCGAGCGCCGGCACCCCGGTGATCGTGTTCTTCGACGAGATGGACTCCATCTTCCGCACCCGCGGGTCCGGCGTGTCCTCCGACGTCGAGACCACGATCGTGCCCCAGCTCCTCGCCGAGATCGACGGCGTCGAGGGCCTGGAGAACGTCATCGTGATCGGCGCCTCCAACCGCGAGGACATGATCGACCCGGCGATCCTGCGGCCGGGCCGGCTCGACGTCAAGATCAAGATCGAGCGTCCGGACGCCGAGGCGGCCCAGGACATCTTCTCCAAGTACCTCACCGACACCCTGCCGGTGCACGACGACGACATCGCGGAGTTCGGCGGCAACCGCAAGGCCTGCATCGACGCGATGATCGAGCGCGTGGTGGAGCGGATGTACGACGAGACCGAGGAGAACCGGTTCCTGGAGGTCACCTACGCCAACGGTGACAAGGAGACCCTGTACTTCAAGGACTTCAACTCCGGCGCCATGATCCAGAACATCGTCGACCGGTCCAAGAAGTCGGCCATCAAGGCGGTGCTCGAGTCCGGCCAGCGCGGCCTGCGGGTGCAGCACCTCCTCGACGCGATCGTCGACGAGTTCGCCGAGAACGAGGACCTGCCCAACACGACCAACCCCGACGACTGGGCGCGGATCTCGGGCAAGAAGGGCGAGCGGATCGTCTACATCCGCACGCTGGTCACCGGCAAGAACGAGGCGAGCAGCCGGGCGATCGACACGGCGTCGAACACCGGTCAGTACCTGTAG
- a CDS encoding tRNA (adenine-N1)-methyltransferase: protein MSDDDVATGPARGGPFRSGDRVQLTDPKGRHYTITLETGAQYHTHRGGIRHDDLIGQPEGSLVLSPVGTPYLALRHRLADYVLSMPRGAQVIYPKDAAQILMWGDVFPGARVLEAGAGSGALTCSLLQAVGPTGRVVSYEIREDHAEHAERNVKQFFGSIPPNWSLTVADLAAHADVADGQVDRVVLDMLAPWEQLGTVAAALVPGGVLVGYVATTTQLSRLTEALREQQCWTEPEAWESLVRAWHVVGLAVRPEHRMQGHTAFLVTARRLADGVSPPRPQRRPTSTR, encoded by the coding sequence GTGAGCGACGACGACGTCGCCACCGGTCCGGCGCGCGGCGGGCCGTTCCGCTCGGGCGACCGCGTGCAGCTGACCGACCCGAAGGGCCGCCACTACACGATCACCCTCGAGACCGGCGCGCAGTACCACACGCACCGCGGCGGGATCCGGCACGACGACCTCATCGGGCAGCCCGAGGGCAGCCTGGTCCTCTCGCCCGTCGGCACCCCGTACCTGGCGCTGCGCCACCGCCTGGCCGACTACGTCCTGTCGATGCCCCGCGGCGCGCAGGTCATCTACCCGAAGGACGCCGCGCAGATCCTCATGTGGGGCGACGTGTTCCCGGGTGCCCGCGTGCTGGAGGCCGGTGCGGGATCGGGCGCGCTCACCTGCTCGCTGCTGCAGGCCGTCGGTCCCACCGGAAGGGTGGTGTCCTACGAGATCCGCGAGGACCACGCGGAGCACGCCGAGCGCAACGTGAAGCAGTTCTTCGGCTCGATCCCACCCAACTGGTCCTTGACCGTTGCCGACCTCGCCGCGCACGCCGACGTCGCGGACGGGCAGGTCGACCGGGTCGTCCTGGACATGCTGGCCCCCTGGGAGCAGCTCGGGACGGTAGCTGCGGCCCTCGTCCCGGGTGGAGTCCTCGTCGGCTACGTCGCCACCACGACGCAGCTCTCCCGGCTCACCGAGGCGCTGCGCGAGCAGCAGTGCTGGACCGAGCCGGAGGCCTGGGAGTCGCTGGTCAGGGCCTGGCACGTGGTCGGGCTCGCCGTCCGTCCGGAGCACCGGATGCAGGGCCACACGGCGTTCCTGGTCACGGCCCGTCGACTGGCCGACGGCGTCAGCCCGCCCCGACCGCAGCGCCGGCCCACCTCCACCCGCTGA
- a CDS encoding RecB family exonuclease, with protein sequence MVFIAGQPTGRGLLRIADPGSATREGVGVVAYCRCVTRRPALSPSRAGDFKQCPLLYRFRTIDRLPERPTRAQIRGTLVHTVLERIFDLPAAQRVPAAARALVAPAWAQLCEEDPGLVGVLFEGAEPELAGWLESAGALLDAYFRLEDPRRLEPEARELLVETELDSGLPLRGYLDRLDVAPGGQIRVVDYKTGAAPREVFEARALFQMKFYALALLHLRGVVPTQLLLIYLADGACLTYTPDEDELRRFERTLEAIWAAVLTAGQTGDFRASPSRMCDWCSHKALCPAWGGTPPPYPGWPAVTGDDGTGDDGTGDEGTGHEGTGHEESVLDRAD encoded by the coding sequence ATGGTCTTCATCGCAGGACAACCTACGGGGCGCGGCCTCCTGCGGATCGCCGACCCCGGATCGGCGACCCGGGAGGGTGTCGGGGTCGTCGCCTACTGTCGCTGCGTGACCCGCCGCCCCGCCCTCTCGCCGTCGCGGGCCGGCGACTTCAAGCAGTGCCCGCTGCTCTACCGGTTCCGCACGATCGACCGGCTCCCCGAGCGGCCCACCCGGGCCCAGATCCGCGGCACGCTGGTGCACACCGTGCTGGAGCGGATCTTCGACCTGCCGGCCGCGCAGCGGGTGCCCGCCGCGGCCCGCGCACTCGTCGCACCGGCCTGGGCGCAGCTGTGCGAGGAGGACCCGGGGCTGGTCGGGGTCCTGTTCGAGGGGGCGGAGCCGGAGCTGGCCGGGTGGCTGGAGTCCGCGGGCGCCCTCCTCGACGCCTACTTCCGGCTGGAGGACCCCCGCCGGCTCGAACCCGAGGCCCGTGAGCTGCTGGTGGAGACGGAGCTCGACTCCGGGCTGCCGCTGCGCGGCTACCTCGACCGGCTCGACGTCGCGCCGGGCGGGCAGATCCGGGTCGTCGACTACAAGACCGGCGCCGCCCCGCGGGAGGTCTTCGAGGCGCGGGCGCTGTTCCAGATGAAGTTCTACGCACTCGCCCTGCTGCACCTGCGCGGCGTCGTGCCCACCCAGCTGCTGCTGATCTACCTGGCCGACGGCGCGTGCCTCACCTACACCCCCGACGAGGACGAGCTCCGCCGCTTCGAGCGCACCCTCGAGGCGATCTGGGCCGCGGTGCTCACCGCGGGCCAGACCGGCGACTTCCGGGCCAGCCCGAGCCGGATGTGCGACTGGTGCAGTCACAAGGCGCTGTGCCCGGCGTGGGGCGGCACTCCCCCGCCCTACCCCGGCTGGCCCGCCGTCACCGGGGACGACGGCACCGGGGACGACGGCACCGGGGACGAGGGCACCGGGCACGAGGGCACCGGGCACGAGGAGTCGGTGCTCGACCGGGCCGACTGA
- a CDS encoding thioesterase family protein, with translation MIDAVPAALEPFYIPTDGPDGERFHATFSTTGPWFADAQHGGPPAALLIRAFERCEPRPGIQLSRITVEVLGRIPAGDVEVRAQVERPGRSIEMLGAEMLAGGRAVLRARAWRLAEGDTAEVVSGTEPALPPPDGAQVHPDRAEGWLPGYIDAVEWRWVSGGWDVPGPGELWGRPRVPLVEGEEITPLQRLAVVGDSANGIGSPLDIRRWLYVNTELTVHVHRAPVGEWVGVRASSVIGPTGLGTATGLLFDEHGHTARTTQGLTVRPR, from the coding sequence ATGATCGACGCCGTGCCGGCAGCTCTCGAACCCTTCTACATCCCCACCGACGGTCCCGACGGCGAGCGCTTCCACGCCACGTTCTCCACCACCGGGCCGTGGTTCGCCGACGCGCAGCACGGCGGGCCGCCCGCCGCGCTGCTGATCCGGGCGTTCGAGCGGTGCGAGCCGCGGCCCGGGATACAGCTCTCCCGCATCACCGTCGAGGTGCTGGGCAGGATCCCGGCGGGCGACGTCGAGGTGCGTGCGCAGGTGGAGCGGCCCGGTCGCAGCATCGAGATGCTCGGTGCGGAGATGCTCGCCGGTGGGCGCGCGGTGCTGCGGGCCCGCGCGTGGCGCCTCGCGGAGGGCGACACCGCCGAGGTCGTCTCGGGCACGGAACCCGCCCTCCCGCCACCCGACGGCGCGCAGGTCCACCCCGACCGGGCTGAGGGCTGGCTCCCCGGCTACATCGACGCCGTCGAGTGGCGATGGGTCTCCGGCGGCTGGGACGTCCCGGGGCCGGGCGAGCTGTGGGGCCGCCCGCGGGTCCCGCTCGTCGAGGGTGAGGAGATCACCCCGCTGCAGCGCCTGGCCGTGGTGGGCGACAGCGCCAACGGCATCGGGTCACCGCTCGACATCCGCCGCTGGCTCTACGTCAACACCGAGCTGACGGTGCACGTGCACCGCGCCCCAGTCGGCGAGTGGGTCGGGGTGCGCGCGAGCAGCGTCATCGGCCCGACCGGGCTGGGCACGGCCACCGGCCTGCTGTTCGACGAGCACGGCCACACGGCCCGCACGACCCAGGGCCTTACCGTGCGGCCGCGCTAG
- the hisG gene encoding ATP phosphoribosyltransferase codes for MLRVALPNKGTLAEPAATMMREAGYRQRSDSRDLSMQDDENGIEFFYLRPKDIATYVGSGDLHLGVTGADLMEESGSQVQTVLELGFGQSKFRYAAPVDGDIGKLEDLEGKTIATSYPRLVRSHLARNRVRSEIVKLDGAVEISVQLGLADAIADVVSSGRTLRQHNLQVIGDAIAQSEATLIEREPRPDREESVDIKNEKIVFIERLRGVVYARQYLMLDYDCRNELLDRAKKISPGLQAPTVSPLTEAGWSAVRSMVVKREVNRVMDQLAELGARAILASEIRSCRAIDGRG; via the coding sequence ATGCTTCGCGTCGCACTCCCGAACAAGGGCACCCTGGCCGAACCCGCCGCCACGATGATGCGCGAGGCCGGTTACCGGCAGCGCTCGGACTCGCGTGACCTGTCGATGCAGGACGACGAGAACGGCATCGAGTTCTTCTACCTGCGGCCCAAGGACATCGCCACCTACGTCGGATCCGGAGACCTGCACCTGGGCGTCACCGGGGCCGACCTCATGGAGGAGTCCGGCAGCCAGGTCCAGACGGTGCTGGAGCTGGGCTTCGGCCAGTCGAAGTTCCGCTACGCGGCCCCCGTCGACGGCGACATCGGCAAGCTCGAGGACCTCGAGGGCAAGACGATCGCCACGTCCTACCCCCGGCTGGTCCGCTCGCACCTGGCCCGCAACCGGGTCCGTTCGGAGATCGTCAAGCTCGACGGCGCGGTGGAGATCTCGGTGCAGCTCGGCCTGGCCGACGCCATCGCCGACGTCGTGTCGTCCGGGCGGACGCTGCGCCAGCACAACCTGCAGGTCATCGGCGACGCCATCGCGCAGTCCGAGGCCACGTTGATCGAGCGCGAGCCGCGGCCCGACCGCGAGGAGTCGGTCGACATCAAGAACGAGAAGATCGTGTTCATCGAGCGGCTGCGCGGCGTGGTCTACGCCCGCCAGTACCTGATGCTCGACTACGACTGCCGCAACGAGCTGCTCGACCGCGCCAAGAAGATCAGCCCCGGGCTGCAGGCGCCCACCGTCTCGCCGCTCACCGAGGCGGGCTGGTCCGCGGTGCGGTCGATGGTGGTCAAGCGCGAGGTCAACCGGGTCATGGACCAGCTCGCGGAGCTCGGGGCCCGCGCCATCCTGGCCTCGGAGATCCGGTCCTGCCGCGCGATCGACGGCCGGGGCTGA
- a CDS encoding phosphoribosyl-ATP diphosphatase: MKTFDELYVELTEKAATKPAGSGTVEALAAGVHAQGKKVLEEAGEVWLAAEHEADDALAEEISQLLYRVQVLMIGRNITLEDVYKFL; the protein is encoded by the coding sequence GTGAAGACCTTCGATGAGCTCTACGTCGAGCTGACGGAGAAGGCCGCCACGAAGCCCGCGGGGTCGGGCACGGTGGAGGCACTCGCGGCGGGCGTCCATGCGCAGGGCAAGAAGGTCCTCGAGGAGGCGGGCGAGGTGTGGCTCGCCGCCGAGCACGAGGCCGACGACGCCCTGGCCGAGGAGATCTCGCAGCTGCTCTACCGCGTGCAGGTTCTGATGATCGGCCGCAACATCACGCTCGAAGACGTCTACAAGTTCCTGTAA
- a CDS encoding HAD family hydrolase: MLWDMDGTLVDSEKVWTVSLADTARRLGGELSAAAREAIIGSNLPRTLVIMFDDLGLPHEADRMAEAERLILRRTGELFRGGLEWRPGAQAALRMVRESGWPTALVTNTGRELTELALDGIGREHFTVSVCGDEVPRGKPDPDPYLRAAELLGVDPRDCLAVEDSPTGALAAGRAGAAVLVVPCEVPVPAGPGRVQRDSLVGLTAAELRSGYTRAREADAA; encoded by the coding sequence GTGCTCTGGGACATGGACGGCACGCTCGTCGACTCCGAGAAGGTCTGGACGGTCTCGCTCGCCGACACCGCCCGGCGTCTCGGCGGCGAGCTCAGCGCCGCGGCCCGTGAGGCGATCATCGGCTCCAACCTGCCGCGGACGCTGGTCATCATGTTCGACGACCTCGGCCTGCCGCACGAGGCCGACCGGATGGCCGAGGCGGAGCGGCTGATCCTGCGCCGCACCGGCGAGCTGTTCCGCGGGGGCCTGGAGTGGCGGCCGGGTGCGCAGGCGGCACTGCGGATGGTGCGGGAGTCGGGCTGGCCCACCGCGCTGGTCACCAACACCGGCCGTGAGCTCACCGAGCTGGCCCTGGACGGCATCGGCCGCGAGCACTTCACGGTGTCGGTCTGCGGCGACGAGGTGCCCCGCGGCAAGCCCGATCCCGACCCGTACCTGCGGGCCGCGGAGCTGCTCGGCGTCGACCCGCGCGACTGCCTGGCCGTGGAGGACTCGCCGACCGGCGCGCTGGCGGCCGGGCGGGCCGGCGCTGCGGTGCTGGTGGTGCCGTGCGAGGTGCCGGTCCCCGCCGGGCCGGGCCGGGTGCAGCGCGACTCACTGGTCGGTCTGACCGCCGCCGAACTGCGTAGTGGTTACACCCGGGCACGGGAGGCGGACGCGGCGTGA
- the metH gene encoding methionine synthase — MDVLDQRVVVADGAMGTMLQAADLTLDDFAGLEGCNEILNDTRPDVVRHIHRAYFEAGADAVETNTFGANLPNLADYDISDRIHELALKGTQLAREVADEMSTPDHARFVLGSVGPGTKLPTLGHATFASLRDAYTECGRGMLEGGADAIVVETCQDLLQVKAAVLGMKRAMVAEGRRIPIITQVAMETTGTMLLGSEIGAALTALEPLGIDLIGLNCSTGPAEMSEHLRTLSKHSRIPLSVMPNAGLPVLGPNGAEYPLDPDGLAEALATFVRDYGLQLVGGCCGTTPAHVTAFAEAVRTLTPTPRQPRPEPGLSSLYASVPFRQDTSVLMIGERTNANGSKKFRDAMLEEDWETCVGIARDQTREGAHMIDLCIDYVGRDGVADMNELAGRLATASTLPVMLDSTEPEVIRAGLERLGGRSIINSVNYEDGDGPDSRFQRAMELVREHGAAVVALCIDEEGQARTAEWKVRVADRLIRDLTTNHGMHVQDIVVDTLTFPITTGQEEVRRDALETIEAIRELKRRWPDVQTTLGVSNVSFGLNAAARQVLNSVFLHECVNAGLDTAIVSAAKILPMAKIDDEQRSVALDLVYDRRREGYDPLNRFMELFEGVSASSARATRAEELAGLPLFERLERRIVDGEREGLDADLAQALESRPALEIINDTLLSGMKTVGELFGSGQMQLPFVLASAEVMKTAVAYLEPFMEKAEDDTGKGTIVLATVKGDVHDIGKNLVDIILTNNGYTVVNLGIKQPISTILSAAEEHRADAVGMSGLLVKSTVIMKENLQEMNSRGAAAKLPVLLGGAALTRSYVENDLQEVYEGRVSYARDAFEGLRLMDATMARRRGEVPETTPEEEAAKAERKARHEKSQRVAAKRKAAEAAVAGPMPDRSDVTVDNPIPTPPFWGTRVVKGISLAEYSGMVDERALFLGQWGLRGSKKGDGPSYEELVETEGRPRMRYWLDRLSTEGVLAGASLVYGYFPAVSEGDELVVLTEPRPDAPEKYRLAFPRQRRDRHLCLADFWRPRSVAIERGEVDVLPLHLVTMGQPIADYANELFAKDAYRDYLEVHGLGVQLTEALAELWHRRIREELTFPSGEAVAAEDPENVEEFFKLGFRGARYSLGYGACPNLEDRTKLVDLLQPGRIGVELSEELQLHPEQSTDAMVAHHPEAKYFNAG, encoded by the coding sequence ATGGACGTGCTCGACCAGCGCGTCGTCGTCGCCGACGGCGCGATGGGCACCATGTTGCAGGCCGCCGACCTGACCCTCGACGACTTCGCCGGGCTCGAGGGCTGCAACGAGATCCTCAACGACACCCGGCCCGACGTCGTGCGGCACATCCACCGCGCGTACTTCGAGGCCGGCGCGGACGCCGTCGAGACCAACACGTTCGGGGCGAACCTGCCGAACCTGGCCGACTACGACATCTCCGACCGCATCCACGAGCTCGCGCTGAAGGGCACGCAGCTCGCGCGCGAGGTCGCCGACGAGATGTCCACCCCCGACCACGCGCGCTTCGTCCTGGGCTCCGTGGGCCCCGGCACCAAGCTGCCGACGCTGGGCCACGCCACCTTCGCCAGCCTGCGCGACGCCTACACCGAGTGCGGCCGCGGCATGCTCGAAGGCGGGGCCGACGCGATCGTCGTCGAGACCTGCCAGGACCTGCTGCAGGTCAAGGCGGCGGTGCTGGGGATGAAGCGGGCGATGGTGGCCGAGGGCCGCCGTATCCCGATCATCACGCAGGTCGCGATGGAGACCACCGGCACGATGCTGCTGGGCTCGGAGATCGGCGCCGCGCTCACCGCGCTGGAGCCGCTGGGCATCGACCTGATCGGGCTCAACTGCTCCACCGGCCCCGCCGAGATGAGCGAGCACCTGCGCACGCTGTCGAAGCACTCGCGCATCCCGCTCTCGGTCATGCCCAACGCCGGCCTGCCGGTGCTCGGCCCGAACGGCGCGGAGTACCCGCTCGACCCCGACGGGCTCGCCGAGGCGCTCGCCACGTTCGTCCGTGACTACGGGCTGCAGCTCGTCGGCGGCTGCTGCGGTACCACCCCGGCCCACGTCACCGCGTTCGCCGAGGCCGTCCGCACCCTCACCCCGACGCCGCGACAGCCGCGCCCGGAGCCGGGCCTGAGCTCGCTCTACGCGTCGGTGCCCTTCCGCCAGGACACCTCCGTCCTCATGATCGGCGAGCGCACCAACGCCAACGGGTCCAAGAAGTTCCGCGACGCGATGCTCGAGGAGGACTGGGAGACCTGCGTCGGGATCGCGCGCGACCAGACCCGCGAGGGCGCGCACATGATCGACCTGTGCATCGACTACGTCGGCCGCGACGGCGTCGCCGACATGAACGAGCTGGCCGGGCGCCTGGCCACCGCGTCGACGCTGCCGGTGATGCTCGACTCCACCGAGCCCGAGGTCATCCGGGCCGGACTGGAGCGCCTCGGCGGCCGGTCGATCATCAACTCGGTCAACTACGAGGACGGCGATGGGCCCGACTCCCGCTTCCAGCGCGCGATGGAGCTGGTGCGCGAGCACGGCGCCGCGGTCGTGGCGCTGTGCATCGACGAGGAGGGCCAGGCCCGTACCGCGGAGTGGAAGGTCCGGGTGGCCGACCGGCTGATCCGCGACCTCACCACCAACCACGGCATGCACGTGCAGGACATCGTCGTCGACACCCTCACCTTCCCGATCACCACCGGGCAGGAGGAGGTCCGCCGCGACGCGCTGGAGACGATCGAGGCGATCCGCGAGCTCAAGCGGCGCTGGCCCGACGTGCAGACCACGCTCGGCGTCTCCAACGTCTCCTTCGGCCTCAACGCCGCCGCCCGCCAGGTCCTGAACTCGGTGTTCCTGCACGAGTGCGTCAACGCCGGGCTCGACACCGCGATCGTCTCGGCGGCCAAGATCCTGCCGATGGCCAAGATCGACGACGAGCAGCGCTCCGTCGCCCTCGACCTCGTCTACGACCGCCGCCGCGAGGGCTACGACCCGCTCAACCGGTTCATGGAGCTGTTCGAGGGCGTCTCCGCGTCCTCGGCCCGCGCCACGCGGGCGGAGGAGCTGGCCGGGCTGCCGCTGTTCGAGCGCCTGGAGCGCCGGATCGTCGACGGCGAGCGCGAGGGCCTCGACGCCGACCTCGCGCAGGCGCTGGAGTCCCGGCCCGCGCTGGAGATCATCAACGACACGCTGCTGTCGGGCATGAAGACCGTCGGCGAGCTGTTCGGCTCCGGCCAGATGCAGCTGCCGTTCGTCCTGGCCAGCGCCGAGGTGATGAAGACCGCGGTGGCCTACCTCGAGCCGTTCATGGAGAAGGCCGAGGACGACACCGGCAAGGGCACGATCGTGCTCGCCACCGTCAAGGGCGACGTGCACGACATCGGCAAGAACCTCGTCGACATCATCCTCACCAACAACGGCTACACGGTGGTCAACCTGGGCATCAAGCAGCCCATCTCCACCATCCTGTCCGCCGCGGAGGAGCACCGGGCCGACGCCGTCGGGATGTCCGGACTGCTGGTCAAGTCCACGGTGATCATGAAGGAGAACCTGCAGGAGATGAACTCCCGCGGGGCCGCGGCGAAGCTGCCGGTGCTGCTCGGCGGCGCCGCACTCACCCGCTCCTACGTGGAGAACGACCTGCAGGAGGTCTACGAGGGCCGCGTGTCCTACGCCCGCGACGCCTTCGAGGGACTGCGCCTGATGGACGCCACGATGGCGCGCCGCCGCGGCGAGGTCCCCGAGACCACGCCGGAGGAGGAGGCCGCGAAGGCCGAACGCAAGGCGCGCCACGAGAAGTCGCAGCGCGTCGCGGCCAAGCGCAAGGCCGCCGAGGCCGCCGTCGCCGGGCCGATGCCGGACCGTTCCGACGTCACCGTCGACAACCCGATCCCGACGCCGCCGTTCTGGGGCACCCGGGTCGTCAAGGGCATCTCGCTCGCCGAGTACTCCGGCATGGTCGACGAGCGCGCGCTGTTCCTGGGCCAGTGGGGGCTGCGCGGGTCCAAGAAGGGCGACGGGCCCAGCTACGAGGAGCTCGTGGAGACCGAGGGTCGCCCGCGGATGCGGTACTGGCTCGACCGCCTGTCGACCGAGGGCGTCCTCGCGGGGGCCTCGCTGGTCTACGGCTACTTCCCGGCGGTCTCCGAGGGCGACGAGCTGGTCGTGCTCACCGAGCCCCGCCCGGACGCCCCCGAGAAGTACCGGCTCGCCTTCCCGCGCCAGCGCCGCGACCGGCACCTGTGCCTCGCCGACTTCTGGCGGCCGCGGTCGGTGGCGATCGAGCGCGGCGAGGTCGACGTCCTGCCGCTGCACCTGGTCACGATGGGCCAGCCGATCGCCGACTACGCCAACGAGCTGTTCGCGAAGGACGCCTACCGCGACTACCTCGAGGTCCACGGCCTGGGCGTGCAGCTCACCGAGGCACTCGCCGAGCTGTGGCACCGGCGGATCCGCGAGGAGCTGACGTTCCCCTCCGGCGAGGCGGTGGCGGCGGAGGACCCCGAGAACGTGGAGGAGTTCTTCAAGCTCGGCTTCCGCGGCGCCCGCTACTCGCTCGGCTACGGCGCGTGCCCCAACCTGGAGGACCGCACCAAGCTCGTCGACCTGCTGCAGCCCGGCCGGATCGGCGTCGAGCTGTCGGAGGAGCTGCAGCTGCACCCCGAGCAGTCCACCGACGCGATGGTGGCCCACCACCCGGAGGCGAAGTACTTCAATGCCGGATAG